One part of the Plasmodium cynomolgi strain B DNA, chromosome 3, whole genome shotgun sequence genome encodes these proteins:
- a CDS encoding hypothetical protein (putative), with product PTDQPTDHPTDHPTDHPTSLPNVFNLLYHPTGTHQIRSGYWQAVAREKASPPRAFTYPPVDKKTSCTGPCGVYVEECPAKVTANDAIQNLPSQNNLSEEPKIKEDSNESLCDSPANTKKVKRKVTKKYGISKNATKAIISRCIDIKNYIVQHKKSFKNMLINLFNEYTFLKRYMSSNYNTYHKLKFFLSCNHYVKKLHDVLSIFADVVEESDEYLMIELYKKIKLNMRLLYYVGRILSNYLTCIAYKRMAYVIMICISRVHTIFKCMLISEPFKSGVPELIKMIQHDLV from the coding sequence CCAACTGATCAGCCTACTGACCACCCGACTGATCACCCAACTGACCACCCGACTAGCCTCCCAAACGTGTTTAACCTCTTATATCACCCCACGGGAACGCACCAAATACGCAGCGGATACTGGCAAGCCGTAGCACGAGAAAAAGCCAGCCCTCCAAGGGCATTCACCTATCCCCCCGTGGATAAAAAAACGTCTTGCACCGGACCCTGTGGGGTATACGTAGAAGAATGCCCAGCAAAGGTTACGGCAAACGATGCGATACAAAATTTGCCTTCACAAAATAACCTATCGGAAGAGCCTAAGATTAAAGAAGATTCAAACGAATCACTTTGTGATTCCCCAGCGAACACAAAGAAGGTCAAAAGGaaggtaacaaaaaaatacggAATTAGCAAAAACGCAACTAAGGCTATTATATCCAGGTGTATCGACATAAAGAATTACATTGTCCAACACAAAAAGAGcttcaaaaatatgttaatcAATTTGTTCAACGAGTACACGTTCCTGAAGAGGTACATGAGCAGCAACTACAACACATACCATAAGTTAAAATTCTTCCTTAGCTGTAACCATTATGTGAAGAAGTTACATGATGTCCTGTCCATTTTTGCTGATGTTGTAGAGGAGAGTGACGAATATTTAATGATAGAATTGtacaagaaaataaaacttaaCATGCGTCTGCTGTACTATGTCGGGAGAATTTTATCCAACTATCTCACCTGCATTGCTTATAAAAGAATGGCATACGTAATTATGATTTGTATTTCTCGAGTACacaccatttttaaatgtatgcTCATATCGGAGCCGTTTAAGAGCGGCGTTCCGGAACTGATAAAGATGATTCAGCACGATTTAGTGTGA
- a CDS encoding methyltransferase (putative) translates to MVDVLKAVRKIPKYMRVKVLVGVSAANVGVIAGCFYIYKKNRPVNDDTLEEPSESFRIKTFDELAKSYDEKNDFIERVTSINKYKKRNFRKVKGVVLEIGAGSGRNFSFLKKVDALVCVEKSEKMCEEMKKKLEKIKPSYPVYIINDDIKNDLFRPNVFDSVISSFTLCSLEHVDNTLEKVYQALKPDGRFYLIERGIIYNKIIRYILKKLNLYPNKRIPWEFGYYENRCPLQILKNNNFHVIFKLIKNAGSIYILTAKKQGGSSPHVKNGAFLARENEANAIQKTDHLQNEVNDKRGVDQTRDKGPPIDIKDILCHRMAAPIYYSYRNG, encoded by the exons ATGGTCGACGTTTTGAAAGCGGTGCGGAAAATTCCGAAATACATGCGGGTTAaa gtgCTCGTCGGAGTGAGCGCCGCCAACGTGGGGGTAATAGCGGGCTGCTTTTACATCTACAAAAAGAACAGACCTGTAAACGACGACACACTAGAAGAACCGAGCGAAAGTTTCAGAATTAAAACCTTCGatgagctagccaaaagttatgacgaaaaaaatgacttcaTAGAAAGAGTCACCtccataaataaatacaaaaagagAAACTTCCGAAAAGTGAAAGGAGTTGTCCTAGAAATAGGGGCAGGGTCAGGAAGgaatttctcatttttaaaaaaagtggacgcCTTAGTATGTgtggaaaaaagtgaaaaaatgtgtgaagaaatgaaaaaaaaattggaaaaaataaaaccgtCATATCCTGTATATATCATAAAtgatgacataaaaaatgatctcTTTCGTCCCAACGTTTTCGATTCTGTCATTTCGTCTTTCACCTTATGTTCACTAGAGCATGTGGACAACACCTTAGAGAAAGTCTACCAAGCGTTGAAACCTGATGGTAGGTTCTACTTAATCGAGAGAGGCATCATttacaacaaaataattcgATACATtctgaaaaaattaaatttatatccTAATAAAAGAATTCCTTGGGAATTTGGTTATTATGAAAATAGGTGCCCCTTgcagattttaaaaaataataatttccacgtcatttttaagttaataaaaaatgctggCAGCATTTACATACTTACAGCCAAGAAGCAGGGGGGCTCTTCTCCCCATGTTAAGAATGGTGCGTTCCTCGCGCGTGAGAACGAGGCGAATGCAATTCAAAAGACCGATCATCTGCAAAACGAAGTTAACGACAAAAGGGGAGTGGACCAAACGCGGGATAAGGGGCCACCCATCGACATTAAGGATATTTTATGTCATCGAATGGCCGCCCCGATTTATTACTCATACAGGAATGGGTAA
- a CDS encoding peptidyl-tRNA hydrolase (putative), with protein MNNSGSNVSHLGSIKNDGYDVFVLLFTFLCGFVIGLLSKHMNEMKKNAVRIREACANFDLICTSDCKMVFCVRTDIKMNKGKICSQCCHACLAVYEKILKRNNKLKSSESGKGTLTYFDLWKKTGQKKIVLKISSLEEMYEIERKAKMENLITSIIIDAGRTQIEPNTETVIAIEPVPDEVVNKITGQLKLL; from the exons ATGAATAACTCAGGAAGCAACGTCAGTCACTTGGGCAGCATCAAAAATGACGGGTACGATGtcttcgttttgctttttacctttttgtgTGGATTTGTAATCGGCCTTCTCTCCAAGCATATGAAcgagatgaagaagaatgcCGTGCGGATAAGGGAGGCGTGTGCGAACTTTGACTTGATATGCACGAGTGACTGCAAAATGGTGTTCTGCGTCAGGACGG AcatcaaaatgaacaaggGGAAGATCTGCTCCCAGTGTTGCCACGCCTGTCTAGCAGTTTACGAGAAAATTctgaaaagaaataacaaGCTGAAGTCGAGCGAAAGTGGCAAAGGCACTCTCACCTACTTCGACCTTTGGAAAAAGACGGGACAGAAAAAGATTGTCCTAAAGATATCG AGTTTGGAAGAAATGTACGAAATTGAAAGAAAGGCCAAGATGGAAAACCTCATAACGTCCATAATCATCGACGCG GGCCGGACGCAAATCGAGCCGAACACGGAAACGGTCATCGCCATCGAGCcgg tccCCGACGAAGTTGTTAACAAGATAACGGGGCAGCTGAAGCTGCTGTAA